The genomic DNA TCGAAGCGCGTCTTGACCCAGCGGCGTGCGGCGCCGATGCCACGCGTATCGGAGGTGGTATCGGACATCGTATGGCGGGTGCCGAAGCCAATCAGCTTTTCGATCGTGGCGCGCAGCTCCGCTTCGCTCGGTGCCGTGGCCAGTGCGTGCAGTGCGGCCTGTTCGCGTGGCGCGGGCAACGCGGGATCGGCGGCGAATGCCGGCATCGCGCAAAGGGCGAGCAGGAGAAGAGCGGTACGGCGCATGGAGAATCCCCGATGGGTGAAAACCTGTCGGAGTTTATAGGTGAAGTGCGCTGATCGGTTCGAATGTTGTGAAGATCTGGAGCCCCCTCACCCCAGCCCTCTCCCCCGGCGAAGCCAGGGGGAGAGGGAGCGAAGAGCGCGCACGATTCAAACTTGCCTCAGTGTGCCCCCTCTCCCCTGGCTTCGCCGGGGGAGAGGGTTGGGGTGAGGGGGCACCCGCAAGCACGGAGCAACAATCAGAACGCGATACTGGTCTTGAGACCAAGGATAAAAGCGTTGCTGTTCTGGCGCGTGCCACCCGGATGCAGGATGTACTGCAAGTTCGGGCGCAGGTTGATCGACGCGATCGGCGACCAGTTGTAGAACAGCTCCGAGACGTACTCGTAACCGTCCAGCACCTTGACCGGGGAAGTCGGATTGAGCGCGTTGTACTGACGCTGGTAGTCGCCCAGGCGACCGTTGGCGTGCGTGGCGCCGACGGCAAAGCCGACCATGTCGCGCGGACGGTTGAAGATGCCTTTGTATTCGGCGCCCATCGCGATCTGACGATCGGTGGCCGAGGTGAACTTGTCGGCCTGGGAGAAGTTGAAGAACACCGTCGTGCCGGCGCCGCCGGCATCGCCGCTGACCTGCTGCATCATTTCCAGGAAACCGCCGTAGCGGCCACTGCGTTGCAGCGCCGTACCGCCGGCGAGCGCCAACGGTTCGCGATCGGTATTGAGATAGAGATCCTTGCCGCCGGAATTGTTGTACCAGCCACCGATCTTGTAGGTGCCGGGCAGGCCGTTGGCATTGGGCGTCCAGCCGAATTCGGCCGGCATCAGCGCACCGGTGGTGCCGCCGGGGAAGTTGAGCTTCCAGCCATTGCGGCGCGCCCAGGCGTCATCCACGTAATTGGGGTTGACCTGATACGCGCCGACCTTCACGTAGGTCGTATCGGTGGTCTTGAACTTCAGCCAGGTGGCCCATTGGCTGGTCGGCCAGTTGACCCAGTAGTCGCCGACAATATTGCCCGGAGGCGCACCGCAGAAGGTCAGGTTCTCGAAGTCGCAGCTGAAGCTGGCCATGTCTTCGCCAACCGGCAGGCGGCCGATGCGCCATTCGAGCCGGTCGTCGAAGAATTTCTGGTCCAGCGCGAACACCGTGATATGCCAGGTCTGGCCGCGGCCATAGACTTCCTGGATCAGCTGGTTGTTGCCGATATTGGCGTCGGCACCGAGATTGCGACCGTTACGGTCGGTCACGTAGATGTCGAATTTGCCGCCGGACCAACCCCAAAGCTTGTTCAGGTCGAGACTGGCGCCGAACTTCCATTGGTCGGTATAGCGGGTGAGGCTGCGCGTGCCGCCAGTGAAGTTATGCGCCGCTTCGAACCCGTAGCCGAAGTCGAACTTGATGCCCTCCTGTTCCAGGCGGGTACGCGTGCCGTTCCAGTCGCCAAACAGATACGGACTGTCATCCGCACGGCTGTCGGGTGCCGCGGCAAGTCCCAGCAGTGCGAGCAGGGTGCACGCGGCAAGCGGCTTTTTATTATGTTTGAGATCCATCGCATGACTCCATGGGGGCGTGGGGTGTCGTGGGGACGGCTCAGTGGGTGGGCATGGCGAATTGCGCGCCGCCTCCTCCTGCGCCACCGGACAGCCAGCGTTGGGTGACCGCTTTCTGCCGGGTATAGAAACGGACCGATTCCGGGCCGTGTGCGTGGTGGTCGCCCATCAGGCTCTTTTTCCAACCACCGAAACTGTGGAATGCCATCGGTACGGGAATCGGCACGTTGATGCCGATCATGCCGACCTGGACGCGATGCGCGAACTCGCGCGCGACATGTCCGTCGCGCGTGAAGATGGCGGTGCCGTTGCCGAACTCGTGCTCATCGATGAGCTTCAGCGCCGTGGCGAAGTCCGGCACGCGGACGACACAGAGCACGGGGCCGAAAATTTCTTCCTTGTAGATACGCATGGCCGGTGTAACCCGGTCGAATAGTGTACCGCCCAGGAAGAAACCTTGCTCGAATCCGGCGACGCGATGGTCTCGTCCATCAACCACCAGTTCAGCGCCGCTCATAACGCCGTCGTCGATATAGCCGACAATCTTTTCGCGATGTTGCGAGGTGATCACCGGGCCCATCTCCGACGTATCGTTCATGCCTTCGCCTACACGAAGCGCACGCACTTTCGGAACGAGTTGGGCAACCAGCGTGTCGGCCGTCTCTTCGCCAACCGCAACGACCACCGAAATCGCCATGCAGCGCTCGCCGGCGGCACCGAAGCCCGCGCCCATCAGGGCGTCGACGGTCTTGTCCATGTCGGCATCGGGCATCACGATCATGTGATTCTTCGCGCCGCCCAGCGCCTGCACGCGTTTGCCGCTGGCGGTGCCACGCGCGTAGATATACTCGGCGATCGGGGTCGAGCCGACGAAGCTCACCGCCTTGACCTTCGGGTGATCGAGCAAGGCGTCGACTGCGGTCTTGTCGCCCTGGATCACGTTGAACACACCGTCGGGCAACCCGGCCTCGGTCAGCAGCTCGGCCAGCATCAACGAGGTGGTGGGATCGCGTTCGGACGGCTTCAGTACGAAGGTGTTGCCGCAGGCGATCGCCATCGGGAACATCCACATCGGAACCATCGCCGGGAAATTAAACGGCGTGATGCCCGCGCATACACCCAGCGCCTGGCGCATCGTCCACGCGTCGATACCGTTGGCGATCTGCTCGGTGTAGTCGCCTTTGAGCAGTTCGGGGATGCCGCAAGCGTACTCGACCACTTCCAGGCCACGTACTAATTCGCCCTGAGCGTCGGAGAAGACCTTGCCATGCTCGCGCGTGATCGTCGCGGCGAGCTTGTCCATATCACGCTCGATGAGCTGTTTAAAACGGAACATCACGCGAGCGCGCTTCAAGGGCGGCGTTTGCGACCACGCCGGGAAGGCGGCTTCGGCGGCCTTTACGGCCTGATCGACGTCTTGTGCCGAAGCGAGAGCAACCGCGCCGATCACGGCGCCGGTTGCCGGGTTGTACGAGGGCACGCTGTTGCCGGCGCCCGCTTGCATGCGTCCATCGATGTAGTGGCCGATCGCGGTGGGTTGGGTATGCGTATTAGGTTGTGCAGACATGTGAATTTCCTGTCGACGTGATCAGCGCGGCATCAGCCAGTCGTGCGCGGGATCGTTCTTGAAATGCCATTCGCGGCGCGGGCCGGCCATCACGTTGAGGTAGTAGCCACGATAACCATGCGGCATCACTACCGGGTGATAACCACGTGGCACCATCACCACGTCGTGATCGCCCACGGCCATGGATTCATCCAGGTCGCGCGCATCGGTATACACGCGCTGGAACGCAAAGCCTTGCGGCGGATCGATACGGTGGTAGTAGGTCTCTTCCAGCGAGCTTTCCACCGGTACGTTGTCGCTGTCGTGCTTGTGCGGCGGATAGCTGGACGAATGCGCGGCCGGCGTGACGACCTCGACGACGAGCAGCGATTCGGCCGGTTCGGTCTGTGGAAGAATGTCGCAGACGTAGCGCGTGTTCGTGCCTTGTCCGCGCACCGATCGTTTCATCTGTGCCGCGGCGATCAGTCGCGCGGCATGCTTGCCGGTGGCGGGTGCGGTGGCGAGCGCGAGTTCGACGTTGTCATGCGCATCGATGCGATAGCGCGAACCCGGCGGTGCGTAGACCGCATCGGGCGAGCGTTCGTCGAACACGCTGGCGCGACCACCGAGATTCGTCCATGCATTCGCGCCGACCGTGACATCGGCGTTGCCGGTCAGTACGACCAGGCAACCTTCGCGATCGGCGGGGAGCTCGATCTCCAACGCTTCACCTGCCTTGAGACGATAGCCTTCGAAGCCGACGTACTTCCAGCCCGCCGATGCCGGCGTCACCTTGACGATGTCGCGTCCTTCGCGTGCCTTGACCAACAAGCTCATGTGAGCGTCTCCCAAGAAAGTGTCCGAAACGACGCGCGCATCACGCCACCTCTTTGAGCGGCTTGCCATCGACCAGTGCACGCAAGGTGCGATAGCCGAGATCGGCATAGGCGTAGCTCGGCGCAACGGCGGGATCCTGTTCCGCTTCGACAACCAGCCACCCTTGGTAGGCGTGCTTGCGCAATACACCGACAATCGCTTCGAAATCGATCGCACCATCGCCCGGTACAGTGAATACGCCATTCAATACCGAGTCGAGAAAGCTCCACTGACGATTGCGCGCATGGCGAATGATCGCGGGGCGGACATCCTTGCAATGCACGTGACAAACGCGGTCGATGTGTTTGGTGAGAATCGCCAGCGGATCGCCGCCACCAAAATAGGCATGGCCGCTATCGAACAACAGGCCGACCTCGTCGCCGGTGTATGCCATGGCGCGATCGATATCGTCCGGCGCTTCGACGTATGCACCCATGTGATGGTGATAACCCAGACGCACACCAGACTTCAGCAGGTGTTTGCCGAAGGCGGTAAGGCGCTCGCCGTAGCGCTTGAACTCGTCGTCGTTCATCCAGCGCGGCCGCTTGTACAACGGGATGCCGCGCTCGCCCTGGATCGAATCGGCGACTTCGCCGTACACCATCACCTTGCAGC from Dyella sp. GSA-30 includes the following:
- a CDS encoding carbohydrate porin gives rise to the protein MDLKHNKKPLAACTLLALLGLAAAPDSRADDSPYLFGDWNGTRTRLEQEGIKFDFGYGFEAAHNFTGGTRSLTRYTDQWKFGASLDLNKLWGWSGGKFDIYVTDRNGRNLGADANIGNNQLIQEVYGRGQTWHITVFALDQKFFDDRLEWRIGRLPVGEDMASFSCDFENLTFCGAPPGNIVGDYWVNWPTSQWATWLKFKTTDTTYVKVGAYQVNPNYVDDAWARRNGWKLNFPGGTTGALMPAEFGWTPNANGLPGTYKIGGWYNNSGGKDLYLNTDREPLALAGGTALQRSGRYGGFLEMMQQVSGDAGGAGTTVFFNFSQADKFTSATDRQIAMGAEYKGIFNRPRDMVGFAVGATHANGRLGDYQRQYNALNPTSPVKVLDGYEYVSELFYNWSPIASINLRPNLQYILHPGGTRQNSNAFILGLKTSIAF
- a CDS encoding CoA-acylating methylmalonate-semialdehyde dehydrogenase; protein product: MSAQPNTHTQPTAIGHYIDGRMQAGAGNSVPSYNPATGAVIGAVALASAQDVDQAVKAAEAAFPAWSQTPPLKRARVMFRFKQLIERDMDKLAATITREHGKVFSDAQGELVRGLEVVEYACGIPELLKGDYTEQIANGIDAWTMRQALGVCAGITPFNFPAMVPMWMFPMAIACGNTFVLKPSERDPTTSLMLAELLTEAGLPDGVFNVIQGDKTAVDALLDHPKVKAVSFVGSTPIAEYIYARGTASGKRVQALGGAKNHMIVMPDADMDKTVDALMGAGFGAAGERCMAISVVVAVGEETADTLVAQLVPKVRALRVGEGMNDTSEMGPVITSQHREKIVGYIDDGVMSGAELVVDGRDHRVAGFEQGFFLGGTLFDRVTPAMRIYKEEIFGPVLCVVRVPDFATALKLIDEHEFGNGTAIFTRDGHVAREFAHRVQVGMIGINVPIPVPMAFHSFGGWKKSLMGDHHAHGPESVRFYTRQKAVTQRWLSGGAGGGGAQFAMPTH
- the iolE gene encoding myo-inosose-2 dehydratase yields the protein MATKEFQVRIGINPISWSNDDLPSLGGETPLSTALTEGRQIGYQGFELGNKFPRDPAALRELMAGYGLDVVSGWYSGRLATRSVEEEIVAVEGHLRLLAENGCKVMVYGEVADSIQGERGIPLYKRPRWMNDDEFKRYGERLTAFGKHLLKSGVRLGYHHHMGAYVEAPDDIDRAMAYTGDEVGLLFDSGHAYFGGGDPLAILTKHIDRVCHVHCKDVRPAIIRHARNRQWSFLDSVLNGVFTVPGDGAIDFEAIVGVLRKHAYQGWLVVEAEQDPAVAPSYAYADLGYRTLRALVDGKPLKEVA
- the iolB gene encoding 5-deoxy-glucuronate isomerase produces the protein MSLLVKAREGRDIVKVTPASAGWKYVGFEGYRLKAGEALEIELPADREGCLVVLTGNADVTVGANAWTNLGGRASVFDERSPDAVYAPPGSRYRIDAHDNVELALATAPATGKHAARLIAAAQMKRSVRGQGTNTRYVCDILPQTEPAESLLVVEVVTPAAHSSSYPPHKHDSDNVPVESSLEETYYHRIDPPQGFAFQRVYTDARDLDESMAVGDHDVVMVPRGYHPVVMPHGYRGYYLNVMAGPRREWHFKNDPAHDWLMPR